The Bradysia coprophila strain Holo2 unplaced genomic scaffold, BU_Bcop_v1 contig_151, whole genome shotgun sequence genome contains a region encoding:
- the LOC119074324 gene encoding kinase suppressor of Ras 2, translating to MMADTSDNDNEINIRRGLDVIQSMIDISADRLEGLRTQCATSAELTQQEIRILEAKLVKMFSELLITKAKLPERLPKGLPATGAELKQWLRVVGLSPESLNVVMQRVSTLELLLDKNDIELRLILNNNTNVREEEARRLVRAMLNLKRCRESINLGEKEPADLYWDSWDRHHHVRSGASPRPNRSHVRQQGNHRYAYPTHQVHSPPPEIYLPDHNSKLSTISPEEIPRSCATSLLTPSPSPPSSPLINNNKQPKAVKGFPTTPPPYKRHQTYLGQPQSSFATSTAGTCSSNQNVMNDVNAMTKSISHELINQQQQQQQQQQQQQQQQQFEQTTGDTNVMVKHQHPQQQTQSVPYNSNSNGNQIAVSAASRSRLNTEPTSDNYPDHHFDNSINIPVPRSPIMAHMIAHRFIKKFKVGTCDLCHKQMIYGLRCKDCKYLCHKDCETRVPPSCCLPRELIDEFKKTLPTDIFMSGNNSPVYRPKYERPNNVSSPASSCNSSTPSSPAPISMTLPIPHTPATGKHTQFDFSDAATTSSTVIRIQEVTSPRKEIYPQKPISPRPVQTTVTEVNCQESEKTISLTSSNSASTSSDRTHLRIDSLEENEEREDENAMQEHWTRQNSVSLKEWDIPFDDLEIMEKIGDGRFGTVHRAQWHGAVAVKLLKESYLDNEAFILEVATFKKTRHENVVLFMGACIKPQAIVTSLCKGNTLYTHIHQRRDKFNLNKTTMVAQQISQGMGYLHARDIVHKDLKTKNIFLENGKVIITDFGLFSATKLQYDAKYGLEIPSGWLCYLAPELIQVLQPCRPERDNMPFSKASDIYAFGTVWYELLCGEFPFKSQAAEAIIFQVGRGMKQTLANLQASRDVKDILMTCWAFEPGNRADFAKLLTLLERLPKKRLARSPSHPVQLSRSAESVF from the exons ATGATGGCCGATACATCGGACAAtgataatgaaataaatattcgtcGCGGGCTGGACGTCATACAGAGTATGATTGATATTTCCGCCGATCGATTGGAGGGCCTACGAACACAATGTGCGACAAGTGCTGAATTAACGCAACAGGAAATTCGAATCTTAGAAGCGAAATTGGTGAAAATGTTCTCCGAACTGCTGATAACAAAGGCGAAACTACCGGAACGATTACCCAAAGGACTTCCAGCCACTGGTGCTGAATTGAAACAATGGTTACGCGTTGTCG GCCTGAGTCCCGAATCGTTGAACGTTGTGATGCAACGCGTTAGCACATTAGAACTGCTGTTGGACAAAAATGACATCGAATTACGGTTGATACTGAACAACAATACGAACGTTCGCGAAGAAGAGGCCCGTCGTCTGGTGCGAGCAATGCTGAATTTGAAACGATGCCGTGAGTCCATCAACCTCGGCGAAAAAGAGCCGGCCGATTTGTACTGGGACTCGTGGGATCGTCATCATCACGTTCGATCGGGCGCGTCACCTCGACCGAATCGATCGCATGTACGGCAACAAGGCAATCATCGGTACGCGTATCCAACACATCAAGTACATAGTCCGCCTCCGGAAATCTACCTGCCCGACCACAATTCCAAACTTTCCACAATATCACCGGAAGAGATACCACGGTCCTGTGCCACTTCCCTACTAACACCGTCGCCTTCACCACCCTCATCGCCTTTGATCAATAACAACAAACAACCGAAAGCGGTTAAAGGATTCCCGACCACACCGCCGCCATATAAACGACATCAGACTTATTTGGGTCAACCGCAATCAAGCTTTGCAACGTCAACAGCAGGAACCTGTAGCAGCAACCAAAATGTGATGAATGATGTTAATGCAATGACCAAATCCATATCGCACGAATTGATAaatcaacagcaacaacaacagcagcagcagcagcagcaacaacaacaacaacaattcgAGCAAACCACTGGTGATACCAATGTAATGGTGAAACATCAACATCCACAACAGCAAACACAATCCGTGCCATACAATTCAAATTCGAATGGTAATCAAATCGCTGTATCAGCAGCATCACGATCTCGATTGAATACCGAACCAACGTCAGACAACTATCCCGATCATCATTTCGATAATTCAATTAACATTCCAGTTCCTCGGTCACCGATTATGGCCCACATGATCGCCCACCGATTCATCAAGAAATTCAAAGTGGGCACCTGCGATCTCTGTCACAAGCAAATGATTTACGGTCTCCGGTGCAAAGACTGCAAATATTTGTGTCACAAAGACTGTGAAACGCGTGTACCGCCATCGTGTTGCCTGCCCCGTGAACTGATCGATGAATTCAAGAAGACGCTGCCGACGGACATATTTATGTCGGGCAACAATTCGCCAGTGTACCGTCCGAAATATGAACGTCCGAACAATGTCAGTTCGCCAGCATCCAGCTGTAACAGTTCGACGCCATCGAGCCCAGCTCCGATATCAATGACGCTACCCATACCACATACACCGGCCACCGGCAAGCATACTCAATTCGACTTTTCCGATGCAGCCACCACATCGTCGACTGTGATACGCATACAGGAAGTGACCTCACCGCGGAAAGAAATTTACCCGCAAAAACCGATTTCGCCGAGACCGGTTCAGACTACCGTCACGGAAGTGAACTGCCAGGAGAGCGAGAAAACCATTTCGTTGACCAGTTCGAACAGTGCCAGCACCAGTTCGGATCGAACGCATCTTCGTATCGATTCGTTGGAGGAGAATGAGGAACGAGAAGATGAAAATGCGATGCAGGAGCACTGGACGCGACAGAACAGTGTTTCGCTGAAAGAGTGGGACATTCCATTCGATGATTTGGAAATAATGGAAAAGATCGGCGATGGGCGTTTCGGAACCGTGCATCGTGCGCAGTGGCATGGTGCTGTAGCTGTGAAATTACTGAAAGAAAGCTATTTGGACAATGAAGCGTTCATATTGGAAGTGGCAACATTCAAGAAGACCCGGCACGAGAATGTGGTGCTCTTCATGGGCGCTTGCATTAAACCTCAGGCAATTGTGACGTCCCTGTGTAAGGGCAATACGTTGTATACGCATATCCATCAACGTCGagacaaattcaatttgaacaaAACGACCATGGTGGCACAGCAAATATCGCAAGGAATGGGATATCTGCATGCCAGGGATATCGTGCACAAAGACTTAaagacgaaaaatatttttctggaAAACGGCAAGGTTATCATCACCGATTTCGGACTGTTCAGCGCAACGAAGCTACAGTATGACGCTAAATATGGCCTGGAAATACCGAGCGGATGGCTTTGCTATTTAGCTCCCGAATTGATTCAAGTACTGCAACCGTGTCGTCCGGAGAGAGACAACATGCCATTTTCAAAGGCATCCGATATTTATGCATTCGGAACGGTTTGGTACGAATTGCTGTGCGGTGAATTTCCATTCAAGTCACAGGCCGCCGAGGCGATCATTTTCCAGGTCGGTCGCGGTATGAAACAGACACTAGCGAATTTACAGGCATCGAGAGATGTCAAAGACATTTTGATGACTTGCTGGGCTTTTGAACCGGGCAATCGGGCAGACTTTGCTAAATTGCTAACGCTATTGGAACGACTACCAAAGAAAAGATTGGCCAGAAGTCCATCACATCCCGTACAATTGTCACGGTCAGCAGAATCAGTATTTTAA